In a genomic window of Molothrus ater isolate BHLD 08-10-18 breed brown headed cowbird chromosome 17, BPBGC_Mater_1.1, whole genome shotgun sequence:
- the PKIG gene encoding cAMP-dependent protein kinase inhibitor gamma, with the protein MEVESSTYTDFISCDRAGRRNAVHDIEREATTISMRQLSQDMGELAVQGAESRRDASSSDNDPGARPKGQESSPSP; encoded by the exons ATGGAGGTAGAGTCCAGCACCTACACTGACTTCATCTCCTGCGACCGGGCTGGCCGGAGGAACGCTGTCCATGACATCGAGAGAGAGGCCACCACCATCAGCATGCGCCAGCTGAGCCAGGACATGGgggagctggctgtgcagggagcag AAAGCCGAAGAGATGCCAGTTCTTCTGACAACGACCCTGGAGCAAGACCAAAGGGGCAGGAAAGCAGCCCCTCCCCATGA